In one Sebastes umbrosus isolate fSebUmb1 chromosome 13, fSebUmb1.pri, whole genome shotgun sequence genomic region, the following are encoded:
- the LOC119499751 gene encoding UDP-glucuronosyltransferase-like: protein MSSRLWFPALGLAAWLCCLSLRPVDGGKVLVMPVDGSTWLSMEILVKELSHRGHEVTVLVPESSLLIYSSESYKTEIYQVPYTKAELDDRFKELNDGVFLKPPEITDVFINVQRLVNYTSMEVKACENLLNNQPLMSRLKEKGFDLVLTDPFLPCGSILSHVFSIPAVYFLRGMPCGLDVKANQCPSPPSYVPVEFSGNTDIMTFPQRVKNMALSILESYLCGIMYARFDDAVRKYVGDNMTYKDLLSHGAIWLLRYDFVLEWPRPLLPNMFFIGGINCAKKAPLPAVSIQ from the coding sequence ATGAGCAGCAGGTTGTGGTTTCCTGCTCTGGGGCTGGCGGCCTGGCTGTGCTGCCTCAGTCTGAGGCCCGTTGACGGGGGGAAAGTGCTGGTTATGCCTGTGGATGGGAGCACCTGGCTCAGCATGGAGATACTGGTGAAGGAGCTCAGCCACAGGGGCCACGAGGTGACGGTGCTGGTGCCTGAAAGCAGCCTGTTGATCTACAGCTCGGAGAGCTACAAGACTGAGATCTACCAAGTGCCCTACACCAAAGCCGAACTGGACGATAGATTCAAGGAGCTGAATGATGGAGTGTTCCTCAAGCCACCAGAAATCACAGATGTGTTTATCAATGTGCAGCGTTTGGTTAACTATACTTCAATGGAGGTGAAAGCCTGCGAGAATCTGCTGAACAACCAGCCTCTAATGAGTCGACTGAAAGAAAAGGGCTTCGATCTTGTGCTCACAGACCCCTTCCTCCCCTGCGGCTCCATCCTTTCTCATGTCTTTTCCATTCCAGCTGTTTATTTCCTGCGTGGGATGCCATGTGGGCTGGATGTAAAGGCTAACCAGtgcccctctcctccctcctacGTTCCTGTGGAATTCTCTGGCAATACAGACATCATGACCTTCCCACAGAGAGTCAAAAACATGGCCCTGTCTATATTGGAGTCCTACTTGTGCGGAATAATGTATGCCCGCTTTGATGATGCGGTCAGGAAGTATGTAGGAGACAACATGACCTACAAGGACCTTCTTAGTCACGGCGCTATCTGGCTTCTCAGATACGACTTTGTTTTGGAATGGCCCAGACCTCTCTTgccaaacatgttttttattggaGGTATCAATTGTGCAAAGAAAGCGCCTCTTCCAGCGGTGAGTATTCAATGA
- the LOC119500412 gene encoding uncharacterized protein LOC119500412, with product MHIHYDLQSKIHPSVGESVQSYKTGVFWRVLSRVQSALYSGELLSSSSSFQNGPRCSQRHFALLERLRYPRYVLWSSDAFLKFSIPPVTKGIRVYDETGTEVDTDVFEEVAQQPNAGVFTITFDNDSQGTSSSGSSEGTTSSASPLLDVVTNSVLDLSGCRPDDTVILKFVSCDSDDTVILDDDYSPSRKRQKEDQDAKRLVESALAKKPDGDSIVKEYNWTKGLTDSSRRQMINILAAEMTETHG from the exons ATGCATATCCACTATGACTTGCAA AGTAAGATACACCCCAGTGTTGGTGAAAGTGTTCAGAGTTACAAGACTGGTGTATTCTGGAGAGTACTCTCCAGAGTACAGAGTGCTCTGTACTCTGGagagctcctctcctcctcctcctcatttcaAAACGGACCAAGATGTTCTCAGCGCCATTTTGCACTCCTTGAAAGACTGAG ATATCCCCGTTATGTGCTGTGGTCCAGTGATG CTTTCCTGAAGTTCTCCATCCCACCCGTCACCAAAGGCATCAGAGTATATGATGAGACGGGAACTGAGGTGGATACAGACGTCTTTGAAGAAGTAGCACAGCAGCCCAACGCTGGTGTATTTACTATCACATTTGACAATG ATTCCCAGGGAACAAGTTCGTCCGGCTCTTCCGAGGGGACAACTTCGTCCGCCAGTCCACTGCTTGATGTCGTAACCAATTCAGTGCTGGATCTTTCAGGCTGCCGCCCTGATGATACGGTCATCCTGAAATTTGTATCCTGCGACTCTGATGATACAGTCATTCTAGATGATGATTACAGCCCTTCCAGAAAACGGCAGAAGGAAGATCAAGATGCCAAACGT TTGGTTGAATCTGCGCTGGCCAAGAAACCTGATGGAGACTCTATTGTCAAGGAATATAACTGGACGAAAGGTCTGACTGACTCCTCACGGCGACAGATGATTAACATCCTTGCAGCAGAAATGACTGAAACTCATGGGTAA
- the LOC119499755 gene encoding UDP-glucuronosyltransferase-like, whose product MSSGVWYPALGLAAWLCCLSLRPVDGGKVLVMPVDGSPWLSMKIVVKELSRRGHEVTVLVPESSLLIHSSESYKTEIYQVPHTKAELDDRYKQLKNGVFLKPPEITDFFVNMQRLVNFTSMEVKACENLLNNQPLMSRLKGVGFDLVLTDPFLPCGSILSHVFSIPAVYYLRGMPCGLAAKANQCPSPPSYVPVSFSGNTDIMTFPQRVKNMAMSILQSYLCGIMYVRYDDVVRKYVGDDMTYKDLLSHGTIWLFRYDFVMEWPKPLLPNIFFIGGINCAKKAPLPADLEEFVNGSGDDGFIVFTLGSFVFRMPEEKAKQFFDAFRQIPQRVVWGYAGVIPEDVPKNVRLMKWLPQNDLLAHPKAKAFITHGGTHSIYEGVCNAVPMLMFPLFGDQEDNVQRMVIRGVAESFRIYDMTSETLLAALNKVIHDKSYKENIVTLSQIHLDRPVEPLDLAVFWTEFVMRHKGADHLRVAAHDLNWIQYHSLDVIGFLLIIVLTVLWVTLKCCLFCTRKCCRKGTPKRKKE is encoded by the exons ATGAGCAGCGGGGTGTGGTATCCTGCTCTGGGGCTGGCAGCCTGGCTGTGCTGCCTCAGTCTGAGGCCCGTTGACGGGGGGAAGGTGCTGGTTATGCCTGTGGATGGGAGCCCCTGGCTCAGCATGAAGATAGTGGTGAAGGAGCTCAGCCGCAGGGGTCACGAGGTGACGGTGCTGGTGCCTGAAAGCAGCCTGTTGATCCACAGCTCGGAGAGCTACAAGACTGAGATCTACCAAGTGCCCCACACCAAAGCCGAACTGGACGATAGATACAAGCAGCTGAAGAATGGAGTGTTCCTCAAGCCACCAGAAATCACAGATTTCTTTGTCAATATGCAGCGTTTGGTTAACTTTACTTCAATGGAGGTGAAAGCCTGCGAGAATTTGCTGAACAACCAGCCTCTAATGAGTCGACTGAAGGGAGTGGGCTTCGATCTTGTGCTCACAGACCCCTTCCTCCCCTGCGGCTCCATTCTTTCGCATGTCTTTTCCATTCCAGCTGTTTATTACCTGCGTGGGATGCCATGTGGGCTGGCTGCAAAGGCAAACCAGtgcccctctcctccctcctacGTTCCTGTGTCCTTCTCTGGCAATACAGACATCATGACCTTCCCACAGAGAGTCAAAAACATGGCCATGTCTATATTGCAGTCCTACTTGTGCGGAATAATGTATGTCCGCTATGACGATGTGGTCAGGAAGTATGTAGGAGACGACATGACCTACAAGGACCTTCTTAGTCACGGCACTATCTGGCTTTTCAGATACGACTTTGTTATGGAATGGCCCAAACCTCTCTTgccaaacatattttttattggaGGTATCAATTGTGCAAAGAAAGCGCCTCTTCCAGCG GACTTGGAGGAGTTTGTGAACGGCTCGGGAGACGACGGCTTTATCGTCTTTACGCTGGGCTCTTTTGTGTTCAGAATGCCTGAGGAGAAGGCTAAACAGTTCTTTGATGCCTTTCGGCAAATTCCTCAAAGG GTTGTGTGGGGATACGCTGGAGTCATACCTGAAGATGTACCCAAGAACGTGAGACTTATGAAGTGGTTACCTCAGAATGATCTCCTAG CCCATCCCAAAGCTAAAGCCTTCATCACTCACGGAGGAACCCACAGTATCTACGAGGGCGTCTGTAACGCTGTACCCATGTTGATGTTTCCACTGTTTGGGGACCAGGAGGACAACGTGCAACGCATGGTGATCCGCGGCGTCGCAGAGTCATTCAGAATTTATGATATGACGAGTGAAACCCTTTTGGCTGCACTTAATAAAGTCATCCATGACAAAAG TTACAAAGAGAATATAGTGACGCTGTCTCAGATACACCTGGACCGTCCTGTTGAGCCTTTGGATCTGGCTGTTTTCTGGACTGAGTTCGTCATGAGACACAAAGGAGCCGATCACTTAAGAGTAGCTGCACACGACTTAAACTGGATTCAGTACCATAGCCTGGATGTCATCGGCTTTCTTCTCATCATTGTCCTCACTGTCCTGTGGGTGACACTCAAATGCTGCTTGTTCTGCACCCGCAAGTGTTGCAGGAAGGGGACtccaaagagaaagaaagagtag